TCAGCGCGGGTTCCGGTCCGGTCAGATGAATCGTCCGGTGCACGTGCGCAAGACTTGCGCCCGGCGCGAGCACCGCCGCCGGTGAGGAAGACTCCAGTTCGTAAAACGGCCCCAGCGGTTTGGCGCCCGGCGACGGCGGACCGTCGTTGTAGCTGTTGGCGGCGTCACCCGCATACGGATGTTCCTGCAGTTTCCAGAGCGAGTTGACGTAGTCCTTGACCCCGGCCGGCTGCGTGAATTGCACCAGCGTCAGCACTTTTTGTCCCGCATCGTAGCTGCCCAGCACGGCGCGGCTGCGCCGGGGATTGATGCCAATCTTGCTGCGAAATTGGCCGTCTGCCTTCAAATAGACCGCGTGGTCCGTCGCCCGAAAACGATCGGCCGGGATGGCGCCGAAATAGTCGGACGTCGCCTTCACGCCCAGCTCCGATTCCGGACCGGACTTGATGGGCACCACGATGGTGGTTTCCGGCGTCGGATTGAACTGGCCGAGAATCCAGACGGACAGCAGGCCGCTTTCCTTGCGCCACGGCGCGCGGCCCGCGTTGGTGATCTTGTTTTCGCTCTGAAAGGCGACCAGCTTCACGTCCGCGGCCGGCTTCACGGCAAGGTGCCGCCAGGCTTCGTCCGGCTCCAGCACGCGCACGGTGCGCTCCACCTGCACGTCAAACGTCGTGCCTGAATAGTTGGTGAGCTTGAACTCCGCGCCAAACACCGCGCGGTCGGCCGCCTGGCGCACCACGCGATACGGCATCGTGTCCACCGGCGCGGGCGTGAACCAGTGGCTGAGCTCGAACGGACTGCCCTTGGCGAAGAAGACGGAAAACTGGCCGCCTTCGGGGCCCATCCAGAAACGGTCCTCGCCGCCAAAGACGTTGATGTGTTCCTGCCATTTGCCGGACGCGATGAGGTCACGGTTGAGCCAGCCAAAGCTCCGCCCCTGAGGGCCGGCCGCGGTGCTCGTCATGACGCGCCCCTGCCAGGCGGGCGCCACCGCCACCTGCGCCTGACCATCCTTGCTCCGGAGCAGAATCAGGTCGGTGTGCTGCTGCAGGAACGCCGCATCGCCGCCGAAATCCGCGCCGGAAGCGGCCGTGGCAGCGGCGGCCGTGAAAACCAGTGAATGCAGGAGCGTTTCTTTTTTCATGATGAAATGCGGGGTGATGGTTTAGCTGAGCCGGATCTCCAAAGTGTCGCCTTCGACGAGATGCACGGGGGAATGAAATTCAATCCGGCACCGTTCGCCGTCGCGGTGCAGCGTGGCGGGGATCGGTTTCTGTTCCATTGTCACGCACACGGACGTGACGGTGGCGGGCGCGGTCAGTCCGAAGCGGCGCAACGTCAGCCGGCCCCATTCGAGGCGGAGCTGGCCGTGCAGCGCGTGCGGGCCGCGTTGCTGCGCAAAGCTCCCCCACCCGGTGGCGGTGGTGAAGGCCGCCTTGAAATCCTCGGGCGCGAGCCGGGGCGCAAACGCAAGCTGCGCCTGTGGCCTGTGGTGCTCGTAACCGCACGCCGCGAGATACACGCCATAACTGGCCATGCTGCGCGCGTAATGATCGCCGCACTCGACTTCGTTCCAGGGATTGCGCTTGGACGCATGGTAGCGGTCATGCACGGCCCGCGTGATCGCGAGGCCTTCGGTAATCATTCCCTCCCAGAGCATGTGCCCCGCCACCTGATACTCAAATCCGTTCATGCACTCGTCGAAATAGCCGGCTGCCCAATCCGGTCCCTTGCCCTTGGCCTGGGCGTAGTCCCAGTCCGAACGCGGGAAGGTGCACATCAACAATCCGGCCTCGCCGGGCATGGCATACCAACGGCCCGGCCGGTAGGCCGCGCGGTAGGGACCGACGTCGGGCGTGAAATTGTAGCGCCAGAGCGCACGCAGGGCCGAGCGCGTTTCCGTTTCCGGCAACACGCGCGGCAGCCCGACCTGAAACGCCCAGCTCTGACCGAACACCTGGTCAATCTCGCACCCGCTGCCCGAGTTGATGGCGTCGAGGTGGCGAGGATCCGGCCGGTTCACGAAGTAGCCGTCCTCGTAAAGGCGCGCCACGAAGTTCTCGCGCCCGACCTTCAAGATCCGGCGGCAGCGAATCGCAAAATCCGCGTCGCCCGCTTCGTCCGCCATGACTTCCGCCGCGGCCAGCGCCGCCAGGTAGAGCCCGCTCAACCACGCCACCGGACCAAACCAGTCGGTGTCCAGCGTGTTGTGTTGATTGCCCTCGAGAATGCCGTCCGCGTCGTGGTCCTTGGCCATCAGCCATTCCGTCGCGCGCCGGATGTGCGGCCAGTTGCGCCGGAGGAATGCAGCATCGGGCGCCATCTGGTGTTCCCGCAACGCGCGCAGGACGCAGCCGGCCTGGCCGTCCACGGCGGGAAAGTCATTGAACTCGCCGCGAAAATGGATGGCGCCGTCCGGTTGCTGGGCGAGCCCAAAATCGACCGCTTCGCGGGTGCGGCGTTCGAGATCGGGAAACAGCCGCGCCACGGCATGCGCGTAATGCCAGACGTGACCGCACGTGCCCGCGCAACAGCCCACGCCTTCCCATCCGTAGAAGCGGCCGTCGCCAAACCGATGACACGTGGAGCTGGCCAGGATGGAGGTGTTTAGAAAGGTGCGGTCCAAAAACCAGTAAGGCAGCGATGAATCATACCACGTGCGATGCCAGCGCCGCGTGTGCCCGCTCAACCGCGGGAATTCGCGCGCCACGTAACGCGCCACCGCCAGCGCGGACGCAAACCGCGTGGCGTAATGCCGGCCCGGCGGCAGCTTGTCCATGGCCAGGTTGGGCATGTGCCACGCGACCAGAAACGTGGCCACGCCGGAGGCGCCCGGCGCCAGCCGCATCCGCCGGCCAACAGCTCCCACCAGCTTCCGGCTCAACGGCTGGCGCGCCGGCGCGGCCGCGGCCGGGCTGTGGTTGAACAGGCGAAGCGCCTCGCCGTCGGCCAAAACTTCCGTCTGACCGAAGTCCTCTTGCTGCGTCGCCAACAGCCCCAGCACCAGCGTGCCGCAATCGGGTTCCCGGGCCAGCGGCACCGCCGACTGTCGCGGCTGGTCGCGGAGCACAATGTCATCCACGCCGATGTTTCCCCAGCCGCCCGTGCCGTCATCCACGATTTCGAGGACTGCCGATTGCCCGGCCCACGGGCGCACGTCCCAATTCACGGGCTGCAGCCGGTTGTCGTCATGACCGGTCGCGCTCAAGACGATCTGCCCGGCCACCCGCAGGTTCATGCACGTTTGGCCGGCCGCCGCGCCGCCGCCGATCAGGAACGTGAGGTAATTCCGGTTGAGCGCAAACGATCGGCTGACCAGTTTGCCCGTGGCCGCGTCGCGTTCTCCGACGTTGGTGCCCGGCGCGGACGCGTGCGTGTTGACGAGCCGTTTTCCATGCGCGTGCACGTCGCCCTGGTAGGCCGGCATGGCCGCGGCCGCAACCGGGCCGGAGCCAAAGGCCGTTCCCGTCACGTGCCAGTTGCGGTAGGTGCCGTCTTCGAAATCATCGAACACAATGTCCGGCCGGGCCGGATCCGACGGCGCGCCCGCTTCAACGCTGGCTTCGAGCAACAACGCGCCCGACCGTCGCACCAGCCGGTTGCGTCGCCAACCTTCATGCGCCGCTCCGCTGTGCCGGCAGACCGCGTTTTCCAGCCAGCCAGCCAGCTCGATTTCCACGGGCGCGAGGCCGTTGTTCTGCACGGTGAATTCCAGCACGGTCGCCGGCAGCGAGGAATCTTCCGTATTCAACGGAATGAACGGCGAGAACGCCTCCAGGTTCACGGTGACCGGGCAGTCCGGATCACGGTATTCGACGAAGCCAATCGGGTATTCGCCGGTGAACGCAACATCGCGCCAATGCGTCCGGTCGAGCCGCCGTTCGGTCGTCTGGCCGGCCACCGTCACGCGCAGGGCGAAGCCCTGATCCACTGGTGATGCCGCCGGCGGCGGATGCGCGTAATGCGCGGCGTCGGTGGCGATGGACTGGTTGAAAATATCCCAGTGCCACAGCCGGCCATCGCCGCCGAGATACAATTGTCCGGCACAAATCCCGCCGATGGGCATGCCGATGTATTCCAGTTCCGCGCCCCGGTAAACGGTGCGTTCGCCGCGCGCCGCGAGGGAACGCACCCAATCGGGATGCAGCTTCTTGTCCGCGGGCACCAGCCGCTCGAAATCCTGACGCGTGAACGGCCCGGCCATCGCCGGCCAGCCCGCCGCCGCGCCCAACGCGCCCACGCCGACCAGCTTCAGAAAATCGCGCCGGCCCCATTGCGGACGGCAGCCACACGACGGACCGGAACAATTTTTTTGCGGAGGCGGGTTCTTGGCCATGGGTGACGGCAGGGTTCAGGCAGTTTCACCGGGGATGGACATGGGGCGAAGGTAACGAAGCGTCCGCCGTTTGCCTATTCCCCATTTGGGGAACTTCAAAACAACCTGTGCCTTCCGCCGTCGAACGGAACGCCGCCGCGCCGGACGGCGCATCTTGACCATGCCCCCCGGAGCGCCGGTCTCCGACCCGGCAGGTATTGAAAGGCGCCCAAGCACGCGCCGAATTGGAGAACGGCGCTCCACCACGCCCGTGCCGGACAGAAGCAGATTCAGGCTTGGCCGCCGCGCGCGAACGTGCCTTACTGGCAGCGCCCTCACGCACCGCACCATTCATCCGATGAAAATCCTTCGCTTGCTTCCGCTGTTCCTGCTGCTCGCCCTCCCGCTGTCCGCCGCCAATGGCCTGGTCCGGCCCAACTTCGTCTTCCTCCTGATCGACGACATGGGCTTTGGCGACCTGTCGTGCTACGGCGACCGCGACGTGGCCACTGTGAACCTGGACCGGCTCGCGGCGGAGGGCCTGCGCTTCACGCAATTCTCGGTCAGTTCGCCGATCTGTTCCCCCTCGCGCACCGGTTTCACCACCGGCCAGTTCCCGGCGCGCTGGCGGATCACCTCGTATCTCGCCTCGCGCAAGGAAAACAACCAGCGCGGCCTCGCCCAATGGCTCGACCCGTCCGCGCCCACGCTCGCCCGCCTGCTGCACGCGGCCGGCTACGCGACAGGACATTTCGGCAAATGGCACATGGGCGGACAACGCGACGTCGGCGAGGCGCCGCTGATCAAGGAATATGGCTTCGACCAAACCCTGACGCAGTTCGAGGGCCTCGGTGACCGCATCCTCCCCTTGTGCGACGCCTGCGACGGCCGGCCGCCGCACAAATACGCGCTCGGCAGCGACCAGTTGGGCCGCGGTGAAATCACCTGGACCAACCGGGCCGTCGTCACCAGCGTGTTCGTCCAGCGCGCCATCCGCTTCATGCAGGAAGCGCAACAGGCCGGCCGGCCCTTTTACGTCAACGTCTGGCCGGACGACGTGCACTCGCCGTTCTTCCCGCCCTGCGCCGAGCGGGGCGATGGCAGCAAACGGCAGTTGTATCTCGGCGTGGTGAAAGCCATGGACGCCCAGTTCGCGCAACTGTTCGACTACCTGCGCCACGATGCGGCGCTGCGCACCAACACCATCCTCATCGTCGCGAGCGACAACGGCCCCGAACCGGGCGCCGGACGCGCCGGCCCTTTCCGCGGCCACAAGGGCAACCTCTACGAAGGCGGCATTCGCGAACCGTTCATCATCTGGGCGCCCGGCTTCATGCCGGCCGCCGCCGTGGGCACCACCAACACGTCGAGCGTGATTTCGGGGGTGGACTTGCTCCCCTCGGTGGCCCGCCTCGCGGGGGTGACGTTGCCCGCCCAGGTGGCCTTCGATGGCGAAGACTTCAGCCAAACCTGGCTGGGCCGCGCGGCCGCGCAACGCACCCGGCCGCTGTTCTGGGTGCGTCCACCCGACCGGCCGGGACCGGCTGACAACCGCTGGCCGGACCTCGCCATTCGCGAAGGCAACTGGAAACTGCTGCTGATGCGGGACGGCACCCGCCCCGAGTTGTATGACCTGAGCCACGACGAACACGAATCCCACAATCTCGCGGGCGAACATCCGGACATCGTCAACCGCCTCCGCGACCAACTACTCGCCTGGGCCAACCACCGGTTCACGCTTTGAACCTGGAATCCGCTGGCGCGGCAGGATTGGCGCTGGACGGACGGGGCCGGGCGGAGTAGATAGGTCTTCATGATGGCTGCTGTTCGTTCCTGCGTTGTTTGGGGCGTGAGTCCCACAACCGGTGGCTCGGCTTCCCTCACGGGTCGCAACCCACGTTTACGCCGGAGCGTCGATATACCGGCCAATTTCAACGCAGCCCATGCTGTCTGGCCTGCAACCAGTATGCGCACATTCATCTACGCCTGCTTAGTCTTAGCACTTTTGGCGATTGGCTGCCAAAAGCCCCAGCCTCAGGCGATCAATGCACCACTGGCGTTCTATGTCGTAAGCGACCAACCGATTGACGGTGGCAGGTTCATTGATACGCAAGATCTGCCGAAGCTCGGTTACGTTGCAGCAAAGCCAGACTTGGACATCACCATGCTGAAGGAAGTCTATCCACAGTCAAATGGCCTGGCGGTTGCGTTCGGAACGGAAGACGCCAAGGCGTTTGCGTCATTAACTGAGAAGTCGATTGGCAAACGGCTACTGGTTGTTGTGGGCGATAAGCCCGCAAGCGCGCCCAAAATTATGGCTCCAATCGAAGGCGGGTGTCTACTCATTCAATTCCTTGACCAAGCAGACTTGAAGAGGGCTGAGAACGACCTCAAAAAACTCATTTACTGAGGAGCAGCCAACTCCAAGGCTGGCTATGACCGATTGGGTGCAGCGGAAGAGCATCGACACCGCTTCCACCTTCGGTGTAGGCCATGCTGTCC
This genomic stretch from Verrucomicrobiia bacterium harbors:
- a CDS encoding sulfatase-like hydrolase/transferase, with product MKILRLLPLFLLLALPLSAANGLVRPNFVFLLIDDMGFGDLSCYGDRDVATVNLDRLAAEGLRFTQFSVSSPICSPSRTGFTTGQFPARWRITSYLASRKENNQRGLAQWLDPSAPTLARLLHAAGYATGHFGKWHMGGQRDVGEAPLIKEYGFDQTLTQFEGLGDRILPLCDACDGRPPHKYALGSDQLGRGEITWTNRAVVTSVFVQRAIRFMQEAQQAGRPFYVNVWPDDVHSPFFPPCAERGDGSKRQLYLGVVKAMDAQFAQLFDYLRHDAALRTNTILIVASDNGPEPGAGRAGPFRGHKGNLYEGGIREPFIIWAPGFMPAAAVGTTNTSSVISGVDLLPSVARLAGVTLPAQVAFDGEDFSQTWLGRAAAQRTRPLFWVRPPDRPGPADNRWPDLAIREGNWKLLLMRDGTRPELYDLSHDEHESHNLAGEHPDIVNRLRDQLLAWANHRFTL
- a CDS encoding DUF6786 family protein, giving the protein MKKETLLHSLVFTAAAATAASGADFGGDAAFLQQHTDLILLRSKDGQAQVAVAPAWQGRVMTSTAAGPQGRSFGWLNRDLIASGKWQEHINVFGGEDRFWMGPEGGQFSVFFAKGSPFELSHWFTPAPVDTMPYRVVRQAADRAVFGAEFKLTNYSGTTFDVQVERTVRVLEPDEAWRHLAVKPAADVKLVAFQSENKITNAGRAPWRKESGLLSVWILGQFNPTPETTIVVPIKSGPESELGVKATSDYFGAIPADRFRATDHAVYLKADGQFRSKIGINPRRSRAVLGSYDAGQKVLTLVQFTQPAGVKDYVNSLWKLQEHPYAGDAANSYNDGPPSPGAKPLGPFYELESSSPAAVLAPGASLAHVHRTIHLTGPEPALNAIAQQVLGVSLADIQHAFTP
- a CDS encoding GH116 family glycosyl-hydrolase; protein product: MAKNPPPQKNCSGPSCGCRPQWGRRDFLKLVGVGALGAAAGWPAMAGPFTRQDFERLVPADKKLHPDWVRSLAARGERTVYRGAELEYIGMPIGGICAGQLYLGGDGRLWHWDIFNQSIATDAAHYAHPPPAASPVDQGFALRVTVAGQTTERRLDRTHWRDVAFTGEYPIGFVEYRDPDCPVTVNLEAFSPFIPLNTEDSSLPATVLEFTVQNNGLAPVEIELAGWLENAVCRHSGAAHEGWRRNRLVRRSGALLLEASVEAGAPSDPARPDIVFDDFEDGTYRNWHVTGTAFGSGPVAAAAMPAYQGDVHAHGKRLVNTHASAPGTNVGERDAATGKLVSRSFALNRNYLTFLIGGGAAAGQTCMNLRVAGQIVLSATGHDDNRLQPVNWDVRPWAGQSAVLEIVDDGTGGWGNIGVDDIVLRDQPRQSAVPLAREPDCGTLVLGLLATQQEDFGQTEVLADGEALRLFNHSPAAAAPARQPLSRKLVGAVGRRMRLAPGASGVATFLVAWHMPNLAMDKLPPGRHYATRFASALAVARYVAREFPRLSGHTRRWHRTWYDSSLPYWFLDRTFLNTSILASSTCHRFGDGRFYGWEGVGCCAGTCGHVWHYAHAVARLFPDLERRTREAVDFGLAQQPDGAIHFRGEFNDFPAVDGQAGCVLRALREHQMAPDAAFLRRNWPHIRRATEWLMAKDHDADGILEGNQHNTLDTDWFGPVAWLSGLYLAALAAAEVMADEAGDADFAIRCRRILKVGRENFVARLYEDGYFVNRPDPRHLDAINSGSGCEIDQVFGQSWAFQVGLPRVLPETETRSALRALWRYNFTPDVGPYRAAYRPGRWYAMPGEAGLLMCTFPRSDWDYAQAKGKGPDWAAGYFDECMNGFEYQVAGHMLWEGMITEGLAITRAVHDRYHASKRNPWNEVECGDHYARSMASYGVYLAACGYEHHRPQAQLAFAPRLAPEDFKAAFTTATGWGSFAQQRGPHALHGQLRLEWGRLTLRRFGLTAPATVTSVCVTMEQKPIPATLHRDGERCRIEFHSPVHLVEGDTLEIRLS